A stretch of Metabacillus sp. FJAT-52054 DNA encodes these proteins:
- a CDS encoding 3-hydroxyacyl-CoA dehydrogenase family protein gives MGLTKIAVIGAGLMGSGIAQSLAMGGKRVTLYDSSKQSLKKAEASIEKSLQRFVKAGTMDKEVVFTVMEHIRPVHDVWEAVKDAELVIEAVPESLSLKKLVFEEIDRLAPEEAILATNTSELSVTAIGAATSRPDKVLGMHWFNPAPVMRLIEIVQGEDTSAETIKAVEEVSQEIGKETVIVKDRQGFVTTRALTAHLLECIRMHEEGVADAKGIDKAIRLGLNYPMGPLELADLVGLDTMLFVSEGMAAAYGDRFLPPQSLRKMVEAGHFGRKTGKGFYTYTDQRETSKQ, from the coding sequence ATGGGCCTGACAAAAATAGCGGTGATCGGGGCGGGGTTAATGGGGAGCGGCATTGCCCAGTCACTGGCAATGGGAGGAAAACGGGTCACACTCTATGATTCCTCAAAACAATCGCTGAAAAAGGCAGAAGCCTCTATTGAAAAAAGCCTGCAGCGCTTCGTTAAAGCAGGAACAATGGACAAAGAGGTTGTTTTCACGGTTATGGAGCATATCCGTCCTGTTCATGATGTGTGGGAAGCGGTAAAGGACGCGGAGCTTGTCATCGAAGCGGTTCCTGAATCACTTTCCTTAAAAAAACTAGTATTTGAGGAAATCGACCGGCTGGCACCGGAGGAAGCCATTTTGGCTACCAATACATCTGAATTAAGTGTTACAGCGATTGGGGCTGCTACAAGCCGTCCGGATAAAGTACTCGGGATGCACTGGTTCAATCCTGCGCCGGTCATGAGGCTGATTGAAATCGTACAGGGAGAGGATACATCAGCCGAAACCATTAAAGCTGTAGAAGAGGTTTCCCAGGAAATAGGGAAGGAAACGGTGATAGTTAAGGATCGGCAGGGCTTTGTCACAACCAGGGCTCTTACTGCCCATCTGCTGGAATGCATAAGGATGCATGAAGAAGGGGTGGCAGATGCCAAAGGTATTGATAAAGCGATCCGATTGGGGCTGAACTATCCAATGGGACCGCTGGAGCTTGCCGATCTTGTCGGACTTGATACAATGCTGTTCGTCAGCGAAGGAATGGCCGCTGCCTATGGCGATCGATTTTTGCCTCCGCAGAGTTTGAGAAAAATGGTTGAAGCAGGCCATTTTGGACGAAAAACAGGAAAAGGCTTTTATACCTATACGGACCAAAGGGAGACGAGTAAACAATGA
- a CDS encoding ABC transporter permease yields the protein MSKFWVVMLYTYQNKVKSKSFLITTGISLLLIFGISNLQNVMEMFNKNEPKKIAVIDEGGSLFEPFRQNAEALDKDLEIKQSSENEDTLKKQVLDGKLDAYVVLKSDAEGMPEGTFNAESVVDSGFAYSLDQSLQQTKVAIGTEKLGVDTAQISKLLAPVEMEKNALQENAKSEEELNQARGLVYVMLFVIYFSVITYASMIAMEVATEKSSRVMEILISSISPIQQMFAKILGIALVSLTQLAIMIGVGFLAVKDKMAQIDAMSGGVMGISNTSPATIAYCFIFFLLGYFLFATLAAFLGSLVSRIEDVQQMITPMIFIVVAGFMIAMFNLGNPDNTFVTVTSFIPFFAPMIMFLRVGMLDVPFWQVGLSIFILIASIYLLAYFGSRVYKGGVLMYGSSSSLKDIKKAISIGKDH from the coding sequence ATGAGTAAATTCTGGGTTGTGATGCTGTATACATATCAAAACAAAGTGAAGTCAAAATCTTTTCTAATTACAACCGGTATTTCCCTTCTATTAATATTCGGCATTTCCAACCTCCAAAATGTAATGGAGATGTTCAATAAAAACGAACCAAAAAAAATTGCCGTAATCGACGAAGGGGGCTCCCTTTTCGAGCCGTTCCGCCAAAATGCAGAAGCACTTGATAAAGATTTGGAGATAAAGCAATCATCAGAAAATGAAGACACACTCAAAAAGCAGGTGCTGGACGGAAAGCTTGATGCTTATGTGGTGCTGAAAAGTGATGCAGAAGGCATGCCGGAGGGAACCTTTAACGCTGAATCTGTCGTAGATTCCGGATTCGCATACAGTCTTGATCAGTCGCTGCAGCAGACCAAAGTGGCGATCGGGACAGAAAAACTCGGTGTGGACACTGCTCAGATTTCAAAGCTTCTTGCTCCAGTGGAAATGGAAAAGAACGCACTTCAGGAAAATGCAAAGTCTGAGGAAGAATTAAATCAGGCCCGCGGTCTTGTGTATGTCATGCTGTTTGTTATTTATTTCTCTGTCATAACGTATGCAAGTATGATTGCCATGGAGGTGGCGACGGAGAAATCCTCCAGAGTGATGGAAATTCTGATTTCAAGCATCTCGCCTATTCAGCAGATGTTCGCTAAAATTTTAGGTATCGCACTTGTCAGCTTAACGCAGCTCGCGATCATGATTGGTGTCGGTTTCCTTGCTGTCAAAGATAAAATGGCTCAGATTGATGCGATGAGCGGCGGGGTGATGGGTATTTCCAATACATCTCCTGCGACCATCGCATATTGCTTCATTTTCTTCCTGCTTGGCTACTTCCTTTTTGCTACACTGGCGGCGTTCCTTGGCTCGCTTGTAAGCAGAATAGAAGATGTTCAGCAAATGATTACGCCGATGATTTTCATCGTCGTTGCCGGCTTCATGATTGCGATGTTCAATCTTGGCAATCCGGATAATACGTTTGTTACGGTAACATCCTTTATCCCATTTTTCGCACCGATGATTATGTTCCTAAGGGTAGGGATGCTGGATGTTCCGTTCTGGCAGGTTGGACTGTCAATCTTTATATTGATCGCTTCCATCTATCTGCTTGCTTATTTTGGTTCGCGTGTATACAAAGGCGGGGTGCTCATGTATGGAAGCTCAAGCTCGCTGAAGGATATTAAGAAAGCGATTAGCATCGGAAAAGATCACTAA
- a CDS encoding thiolase family protein has product MSREAVIIEAVRTPAGKRKGVYRETHPVHLASGILKELTRRSGLNPNLIEDVVMGCVSPIKEQGLNIGRLAALDAGFPVTVPSVQLNRMCGSGLQAIQFACQEITSGDMDITVAAGVESMTKVPILSDGNDQTIPPSLKDQYHFVHQGVSAELIAVKYSLTREELDRFSFESHQKALAAQKNGRFDAEIFPVTGMDREGTTITVTQDEGPRADTSVEALAALKPVFKEDGVITAGNASQMSDGAAAILLMEKNKALQLGFKPRARIAANTVVGSDPILMLDGVIPATKKVLDKAGLKIEDIDLFEINEAFAPVVLAWMKELGPDREKVNVNGGAIALGHPLGATGVKLMTTLLHELERRNGRYGLLTICIGHGMAVATIIERLN; this is encoded by the coding sequence ATGAGCAGAGAAGCCGTCATCATTGAAGCGGTCCGGACCCCCGCAGGCAAGCGAAAGGGAGTTTACCGCGAAACGCATCCGGTGCATCTCGCTTCGGGAATTCTTAAAGAACTGACTCGGCGTTCCGGGTTAAATCCAAACCTGATCGAGGATGTGGTCATGGGCTGTGTCAGTCCGATCAAGGAACAGGGCTTAAACATTGGCCGCCTCGCTGCTCTTGACGCTGGTTTTCCCGTAACCGTGCCATCTGTTCAGCTGAATCGGATGTGCGGTTCAGGATTGCAGGCCATCCAGTTTGCCTGCCAGGAAATTACGTCAGGAGATATGGACATTACCGTCGCCGCCGGAGTGGAGAGCATGACAAAGGTTCCAATTTTGAGTGATGGAAATGACCAAACCATCCCGCCTTCTCTGAAAGATCAATATCATTTTGTTCATCAGGGAGTATCAGCCGAACTAATTGCAGTAAAATACAGCCTGACACGGGAAGAGTTGGATCGATTTTCATTTGAAAGCCACCAAAAGGCGCTCGCAGCTCAGAAAAATGGAAGATTTGATGCGGAAATATTCCCTGTAACAGGAATGGACCGAGAAGGCACAACCATTACCGTAACACAGGACGAAGGCCCCCGTGCTGACACGTCGGTCGAAGCCCTGGCTGCATTAAAGCCTGTTTTTAAAGAAGACGGCGTCATTACGGCAGGAAATGCGAGCCAGATGAGTGATGGAGCTGCGGCGATTCTCCTGATGGAAAAAAACAAAGCGCTGCAGCTGGGGTTCAAGCCGCGCGCGAGAATTGCGGCGAACACTGTCGTTGGGTCAGATCCCATATTAATGCTGGATGGTGTCATCCCGGCAACGAAAAAAGTGCTCGATAAAGCCGGGCTTAAGATTGAAGATATCGATCTGTTTGAAATAAATGAAGCCTTTGCGCCTGTCGTTTTAGCCTGGATGAAGGAATTGGGACCGGACAGAGAGAAAGTAAATGTAAACGGAGGGGCCATAGCACTTGGCCATCCTCTTGGAGCAACAGGCGTTAAACTAATGACGACGCTCCTTCATGAATTGGAACGCAGAAATGGCCGCTATGGACTTTTGACGATCTGCATTGGCCACGGAATGGCTGTAGCTACCATCATTGAACGATTAAACTAA
- a CDS encoding GNAT family N-acetyltransferase, producing MLSKEQLSHIKKLQAVCEEADGIQLKLNWDMLEYRENGVKQDFFHYEPDGLAAFIGLYGFGNKVEMCGMVKPEYRRNGLFSAMFKEALEEARSQGYHTILLNAPSNSNSAKGFLNEIQVPFVFTEHQMKWMGGPLPVTEDVILRSSEKEDFALEVQLEADCFGFSLEEAEVFTKSRKQEQGQQFWIIENNGKAVGKVRVAAEKGEAWIYGFAVSPEHQKKGIGRKILFRILKEETSKGNSVFLEVEAKNTRALKLYESCGFRAYYAQDYYLTK from the coding sequence ATGCTGTCAAAAGAACAATTGTCACATATAAAAAAGCTTCAAGCGGTATGCGAAGAAGCAGATGGAATTCAGTTAAAGCTCAATTGGGACATGCTGGAGTATAGAGAAAACGGAGTGAAACAGGACTTCTTTCATTATGAACCAGATGGATTAGCGGCTTTCATAGGCTTATATGGTTTCGGCAATAAAGTCGAGATGTGCGGAATGGTGAAGCCGGAGTACCGCCGAAATGGCCTGTTTTCTGCCATGTTTAAGGAAGCCTTGGAAGAAGCACGAAGTCAGGGGTATCACACAATCCTTTTAAATGCGCCCTCGAACTCTAATTCGGCAAAAGGTTTTTTAAATGAGATCCAGGTCCCTTTTGTTTTCACAGAGCATCAAATGAAATGGATGGGCGGACCCCTTCCGGTAACTGAGGACGTCATTCTCCGGAGTTCGGAAAAAGAGGATTTTGCACTGGAGGTTCAGCTTGAAGCAGACTGCTTTGGATTTTCACTTGAAGAAGCAGAAGTCTTTACAAAAAGCAGGAAACAGGAGCAGGGCCAGCAGTTCTGGATCATTGAGAATAATGGAAAAGCGGTTGGAAAAGTGCGGGTCGCAGCTGAAAAAGGAGAAGCGTGGATTTATGGGTTTGCTGTTTCTCCGGAGCATCAGAAAAAAGGGATTGGCCGAAAAATACTATTCCGCATCCTGAAAGAGGAAACGTCGAAAGGCAACTCGGTTTTTCTCGAGGTGGAGGCAAAAAACACCCGCGCATTGAAGCTGTATGAATCGTGCGGATTCAGGGCTTATTATGCACAGGATTATTATTTAACGAAATAA
- a CDS encoding ABC transporter ATP-binding protein, with protein MALMLNKVTKNFGAHTAVDQLNLEIPEKEIFGFLGANGAGKTTTFRMILGLLHPSGGEISWQGEPINYKTTDQIGYLPEERGLYPKLKVKDQLVYLAKLKGMHKSESEKELTKWLDRFKVPEYMNKKVEELSKGNQQKIQFITAVLHKPKLLILDEPFSGLDPVNVELLKEAVEELRQQGTSIVFSSHRMEHVEEMCNHLCIMHKGKPVVHGGLKDIKRSFGKKNVIIHGDFDLTYLSELPGVIKHKKTSEGIRLQVTREEVSQDVLAAIQNKGFIRKFVLEEPSLNDIFIEKVGASYE; from the coding sequence ATGGCCTTAATGCTGAATAAAGTAACGAAGAATTTTGGAGCGCATACAGCTGTTGATCAGCTGAATCTCGAAATACCGGAGAAAGAGATCTTTGGCTTTTTAGGAGCGAACGGTGCGGGAAAAACGACCACATTCAGAATGATTCTTGGGCTGCTGCATCCAAGCGGCGGTGAAATCAGCTGGCAAGGAGAGCCCATTAATTACAAAACCACTGATCAAATCGGCTATTTGCCTGAGGAAAGAGGACTTTACCCGAAGCTGAAGGTGAAGGACCAGCTTGTGTATTTGGCTAAATTAAAAGGAATGCACAAAAGCGAATCAGAAAAAGAACTGACTAAATGGCTTGACCGTTTTAAGGTGCCTGAGTATATGAATAAAAAAGTTGAAGAGCTGTCTAAAGGAAATCAGCAGAAAATCCAGTTTATAACGGCAGTGCTTCACAAACCGAAGCTGCTGATTCTGGATGAACCCTTCTCAGGGCTTGACCCGGTAAACGTTGAGCTTTTGAAAGAAGCGGTTGAAGAACTGAGACAGCAGGGGACTTCAATCGTTTTCTCAAGCCACCGAATGGAGCATGTTGAGGAGATGTGCAACCATTTATGCATCATGCATAAAGGAAAGCCGGTTGTTCATGGCGGATTGAAGGATATTAAACGGTCCTTCGGGAAGAAAAATGTCATCATTCATGGTGATTTTGATTTAACCTATCTCAGTGAACTCCCAGGCGTTATTAAACATAAGAAAACGTCAGAGGGCATCAGGCTCCAGGTAACCCGCGAGGAAGTGTCGCAGGATGTGCTGGCAGCCATTCAGAACAAAGGATTCATCCGTAAATTTGTTCTGGAAGAACCTTCTTTAAATGATATTTTCATTGAGAAGGTAGGTGCGTCCTATGAGTAA
- a CDS encoding AAA family ATPase has translation MKIRELKIYGYGQFINRHIVLHNAPASLFYGQNEAGKSTIMSFIHSILFGLPQKQQTDSKYEPKEGQVFGGAIVAEVSGTGIVKIERVRGRSGGEARIDLPDGQTAGEALLREWTGGMDKAFFQSVFSFDLHGLQQIERLNEEEIGKFLYVTSMVGTDAIYKLEQRLGKEQDRLFKPNGKKPALNEKLGKVKKTADAVKAAAQAASEYHPLMMQKEEAEREVFQLELNVSEGRKKQSYLSRAVSYLPLLREQEALTQELEALPDTKCFPAEGMNRLEKLLTEMEPLKAQTGRMKEQIRQLMAKAEAFKPDGNILEKEAHIVELKEQSGTYQALINDRSALTSAIEALDEELAVLAGRVYEQPPRQEELSRIDTTIKMKTTIAELTEEAKTLFMQKNQLDEQFDRAKEALDISEIRYASLLEKAMNPDERTALEQELSNLEKGDNHQQTGQLKKELESVERDLENQRKRSENSKKRSSASLMFVLLIAAAGCIWSVIQQQWVLGGLLFTGLAAGVLFFRSLQTARDPLLEHLRRRKRDLEQELQEQTNPSTTVLQRLEELKGILWKDEQIKQMAELERLRTEQETRTCDRVIAKYEEWENERFKLNHKLKPVLKALFLPETASASSLAETLAIIEKYKEKELEKQKREDQNRLNVTDALQFEQKAASTLNLTRDDLPKKIDDLYSALIQEKEKARKLEDLDLRINELSAECEERLLLLNSKTEDYRKLLEMAAAPGEETFRSMAVQHGKREEIIKQLSWTARQLQTSHIAQALPEDWTKLEDDLARVTLDVEALEKQLKSRQEQVSILQAKLEALEADGSYSDHLHRHELQKEDARRTAREWVVQTVARDFLLRTIDYHRTVRMPKLLEKTIQFFTRITDGRYVNVYLPDQEQTFIAERADGQRFKAGELSQATSEQLYLSLRLALISSLNESLNMPVLIDDGFVHFDAKRTEKMLGILQDISAEQQVLMFTCQTHIANQFAGPVTALERQGIVSVRKETV, from the coding sequence ATGAAAATCCGAGAGCTTAAAATTTATGGATATGGCCAGTTTATCAATCGGCACATCGTCCTTCATAATGCTCCGGCTTCTTTGTTTTACGGACAGAATGAAGCCGGAAAATCCACGATTATGTCCTTTATACATAGCATTCTTTTCGGGCTGCCTCAAAAACAGCAGACGGACAGCAAATACGAACCGAAAGAAGGTCAGGTTTTCGGCGGGGCGATCGTTGCTGAAGTGAGCGGTACGGGTATTGTCAAAATTGAACGGGTCCGGGGCCGCTCAGGCGGAGAGGCAAGGATTGATCTTCCTGACGGTCAAACAGCGGGTGAGGCGCTGCTGCGCGAATGGACAGGCGGGATGGATAAAGCGTTCTTCCAATCTGTCTTTTCCTTTGATTTGCATGGCCTTCAGCAAATTGAACGCCTTAATGAAGAAGAGATAGGCAAATTCCTTTATGTAACGAGCATGGTAGGAACAGATGCTATTTACAAGCTTGAGCAGAGGCTCGGAAAAGAACAGGACCGCTTATTTAAGCCTAATGGCAAGAAGCCTGCACTAAATGAGAAGCTGGGAAAAGTGAAGAAAACAGCCGATGCCGTAAAAGCAGCGGCTCAGGCAGCCAGTGAATATCATCCGCTGATGATGCAGAAGGAAGAGGCTGAGAGGGAAGTTTTTCAGCTGGAGTTAAACGTAAGTGAAGGCAGAAAAAAACAATCCTATTTAAGCAGAGCTGTTTCTTATTTGCCGCTCTTAAGGGAACAGGAAGCTTTAACTCAGGAGCTTGAGGCCCTGCCGGACACGAAGTGCTTCCCTGCAGAGGGGATGAATAGGCTTGAAAAATTATTAACAGAAATGGAACCGCTTAAAGCCCAAACCGGAAGAATGAAGGAACAAATCCGGCAGCTGATGGCTAAAGCCGAAGCTTTTAAACCGGATGGGAACATTCTTGAAAAAGAAGCACATATAGTGGAGTTAAAAGAGCAGTCGGGCACGTATCAGGCTCTGATAAACGATCGCTCTGCGCTTACTTCTGCTATTGAGGCTTTGGATGAGGAGCTGGCCGTTCTCGCAGGCCGAGTGTATGAGCAGCCTCCTAGACAGGAGGAATTGAGCCGGATTGATACCACGATAAAAATGAAAACCACAATTGCTGAACTAACAGAAGAAGCGAAAACCTTGTTCATGCAAAAAAACCAGCTGGATGAGCAATTTGACCGCGCTAAAGAGGCGCTTGATATAAGCGAAATCCGCTATGCTTCCCTTTTAGAAAAAGCGATGAATCCGGATGAGCGGACTGCTTTAGAACAGGAACTCTCTAATTTAGAAAAGGGCGATAACCACCAGCAGACCGGGCAGCTCAAAAAGGAACTTGAGAGTGTTGAACGGGATCTCGAAAACCAGCGGAAACGATCAGAGAATAGTAAAAAACGAAGCTCTGCAAGTCTGATGTTCGTTTTACTTATTGCGGCAGCCGGCTGTATATGGTCAGTTATCCAGCAGCAATGGGTTTTGGGAGGTCTTCTTTTTACAGGTTTGGCTGCTGGAGTGCTTTTTTTCCGAAGCCTGCAAACTGCCCGAGATCCGCTTCTTGAGCATTTGCGGAGAAGAAAGCGGGATTTGGAGCAGGAGCTGCAGGAACAAACGAATCCATCCACCACGGTCTTACAGCGTCTGGAAGAACTGAAAGGCATCCTTTGGAAGGATGAGCAAATAAAGCAAATGGCCGAGCTTGAGAGACTTAGAACAGAGCAGGAGACAAGAACCTGTGACCGTGTTATTGCAAAATATGAAGAATGGGAAAATGAGCGCTTTAAACTGAATCATAAGCTGAAGCCGGTTTTGAAGGCTTTATTTTTACCTGAAACTGCCTCAGCATCTTCCCTGGCAGAAACCCTTGCTATAATAGAAAAGTATAAAGAGAAAGAATTAGAAAAGCAGAAAAGAGAGGACCAAAACCGGTTAAATGTAACGGATGCTTTACAGTTTGAGCAAAAGGCAGCCAGTACCCTTAACCTTACCCGCGATGACCTTCCAAAAAAAATCGATGATCTCTATTCTGCTCTAATACAGGAGAAAGAGAAGGCAAGGAAGCTTGAGGATCTGGACCTTCGCATAAATGAGCTTTCAGCAGAATGCGAAGAAAGGCTTCTTCTTCTCAATAGCAAAACCGAAGATTATCGAAAGCTGTTAGAAATGGCGGCTGCTCCAGGTGAAGAAACATTCAGGAGCATGGCTGTTCAGCATGGGAAACGGGAAGAAATCATAAAACAATTATCGTGGACGGCAAGACAGCTTCAAACCAGTCATATCGCACAAGCTCTGCCTGAGGACTGGACCAAGCTTGAAGACGATTTGGCAAGAGTCACTCTGGATGTAGAAGCTCTGGAAAAACAGCTGAAATCCAGGCAGGAACAGGTGTCGATTTTACAGGCCAAGCTTGAGGCGCTTGAAGCTGATGGGAGCTATTCAGATCATTTGCATAGGCACGAACTCCAAAAGGAAGACGCAAGGCGAACAGCGAGAGAATGGGTGGTTCAAACTGTAGCACGGGATTTTCTGCTTCGGACCATTGATTATCACCGGACGGTCCGGATGCCTAAATTGCTGGAAAAGACCATTCAGTTTTTTACAAGGATAACGGATGGACGCTATGTGAATGTTTATCTGCCTGACCAAGAGCAGACGTTTATCGCTGAGAGGGCGGATGGACAGCGATTCAAAGCGGGTGAGTTAAGTCAGGCAACCTCAGAGCAACTCTACCTTTCTCTAAGGCTTGCACTTATTTCAAGCTTAAATGAGTCATTGAATATGCCGGTACTGATTGATGACGGATTTGTACATTTCGATGCAAAACGAACAGAAAAGATGCTTGGCATTTTACAGGACATTTCTGCTGAACAGCAGGTGCTGATGTTTACATGCCAGACACATATAGCAAATCAGTTCGCAGGGCCTGTAACGGCTTTAGAACGGCAGGGGATCGTTAGCGTAAGGAAAGAAACGGTATAG
- a CDS encoding DNA repair exonuclease — protein MPSIKFIHAADLHLDSPFAGLQHLPESILQRLKESTFASFSNLVSFTIEEKADFLLLAGDLFDGENRSLKAQLRLKREFEKLNESGIHVYIIHGNHDHLGGKWLQIDWPENVHVFSHKQVECLPYYKKAELAAHLYGYSYPERSVTANLTPHYRKQAGAPFHIGLLHGSLEGGTEEHDVYSPFTISQLESAGFDYWALGHIHKRAILPSQETTIVYPGNLQGRHRKETGEKGCYTVTINEAGVNPVFSPLHDVLWLERRIPLDETETADQLMKLIKLEKEALRNEGCPVILTITLSGKTVLAADLKQAETAKDLLAAINEEEEERTDFVWIRKISDETVFHADKEKLKQDSVFYRDFLNVTENYGFFAEAAAPLYGNASVRKYVEVFSEEEQQEIIQEAESLILTQLLKEGELHK, from the coding sequence ATGCCATCTATTAAATTTATTCATGCTGCTGATTTGCATCTGGATAGTCCATTCGCCGGGCTCCAGCATTTGCCTGAGTCCATTCTGCAGCGGCTGAAGGAAAGTACGTTTGCAAGCTTTTCAAATCTGGTGTCATTTACTATAGAAGAAAAAGCAGATTTCCTTCTTTTAGCCGGAGATTTATTTGATGGGGAAAACAGAAGCTTAAAGGCGCAGCTCAGGCTAAAAAGAGAGTTTGAGAAATTGAATGAGTCTGGAATTCATGTATATATTATTCACGGTAATCATGATCATTTAGGGGGGAAATGGCTTCAAATAGACTGGCCCGAAAATGTCCATGTTTTCAGTCATAAACAGGTAGAGTGCCTGCCTTATTATAAAAAGGCAGAACTGGCTGCTCACCTTTATGGATATAGCTATCCTGAGCGCTCTGTTACAGCAAATCTTACGCCGCACTACAGAAAACAGGCGGGGGCTCCTTTTCACATCGGACTTCTCCATGGATCGCTTGAGGGAGGAACGGAGGAGCATGATGTATACAGCCCGTTTACCATCAGCCAGCTGGAGTCAGCAGGTTTTGACTATTGGGCGCTGGGTCACATTCACAAAAGGGCTATTCTCCCCTCGCAGGAAACCACAATTGTTTATCCTGGAAATCTTCAGGGGAGGCACCGGAAGGAAACAGGGGAGAAAGGGTGTTATACCGTCACAATAAATGAAGCGGGAGTGAATCCTGTTTTTTCCCCTCTTCATGATGTACTGTGGCTGGAGCGCCGCATCCCCTTAGATGAAACGGAAACCGCGGATCAGCTTATGAAGCTTATTAAACTGGAAAAAGAAGCTCTCCGCAATGAGGGATGCCCGGTTATCTTGACGATTACCCTGTCAGGAAAAACCGTGCTTGCTGCAGATCTAAAGCAGGCTGAAACGGCAAAAGATCTGCTTGCTGCGATTAATGAAGAGGAAGAAGAGCGCACCGATTTTGTTTGGATTCGGAAAATATCTGACGAAACGGTCTTTCATGCTGATAAAGAAAAACTTAAACAGGATTCAGTTTTTTACAGGGACTTTTTAAACGTTACGGAAAACTACGGTTTTTTTGCAGAAGCTGCTGCGCCTTTGTACGGAAATGCATCAGTTCGAAAATACGTAGAAGTGTTCTCAGAGGAAGAGCAGCAGGAAATAATCCAGGAAGCGGAGTCTCTCATTTTAACACAGCTGCTGAAGGAGGGAGAGCTTCATAAATGA
- a CDS encoding enoyl-CoA hydratase, with translation MNTVNVVYEGRVAKVEMSRPDVLNAMDGEMLSELLAAFKEVRDSEADVLVISGAGRGFSSGGDIKSMLSDMDESAFSSVMYTISQMITELYTMPKLTISAIHGAAAGLGFSLALACDHVIAHETAILSMNFIGIGLIPDGGGHFFMEKRLGETKAKQMIWEGRRLSAEGAMQAGLIDQMVAGDMKAAVEEKISEWLEKPVAAMIETKRIYTSRRAADLETILSLETSSQYKMRQTKDHKEGISSFLEKRQPQFSGK, from the coding sequence ATGAACACGGTAAATGTAGTGTATGAGGGAAGAGTTGCAAAAGTTGAAATGAGCAGACCGGACGTATTGAATGCAATGGACGGCGAAATGCTGAGCGAGCTTCTCGCAGCATTTAAAGAGGTGCGGGATAGTGAAGCGGATGTTTTAGTGATCTCAGGAGCAGGACGGGGATTTTCCTCTGGCGGCGATATTAAGTCAATGCTTTCTGATATGGATGAGTCCGCATTTTCATCCGTCATGTATACGATCTCGCAAATGATTACCGAGCTGTATACGATGCCGAAGCTCACCATCAGTGCTATTCATGGTGCCGCAGCCGGACTTGGCTTCAGCCTGGCACTGGCATGCGACCATGTGATAGCGCATGAAACGGCGATTCTCTCAATGAACTTTATCGGAATCGGTCTGATTCCGGACGGCGGCGGCCATTTCTTTATGGAAAAACGTTTAGGTGAAACAAAAGCGAAGCAGATGATCTGGGAGGGAAGAAGACTCTCGGCTGAAGGTGCGATGCAGGCCGGCCTTATTGATCAAATGGTCGCAGGGGATATGAAAGCGGCTGTAGAAGAGAAAATTTCTGAATGGCTTGAAAAACCCGTCGCTGCCATGATTGAGACAAAACGCATTTACACCTCTAGAAGGGCAGCAGACCTTGAAACCATCTTAAGTCTTGAAACCTCTTCCCAATATAAAATGAGACAGACAAAGGATCACAAGGAAGGTATTTCTTCTTTCCTTGAAAAGAGACAGCCTCAGTTTTCGGGAAAGTAA
- a CDS encoding DUF3889 domain-containing protein encodes MKKWWISLFASLVIIYGWNLEKVSFSSYSAQAAKTPDFTAAAKKEAVKVYPLSQVIMAKQIFEQTKKDQSLKQYHLTLAEGQRTIQVIVVIHYKTGTKKVHSVQVHEMK; translated from the coding sequence ATGAAAAAGTGGTGGATTTCCCTTTTTGCTTCCCTTGTCATTATATACGGCTGGAACCTGGAAAAGGTTTCATTTTCCAGTTATTCCGCACAAGCAGCGAAAACCCCTGATTTCACGGCTGCAGCAAAAAAAGAAGCGGTAAAAGTTTATCCATTAAGCCAGGTCATTATGGCGAAGCAAATTTTCGAGCAGACAAAAAAAGACCAATCATTGAAACAGTATCATCTGACATTGGCTGAAGGACAGAGAACCATTCAAGTGATTGTTGTGATTCATTACAAAACGGGAACAAAAAAGGTTCACTCTGTACAGGTGCATGAAATGAAATAA
- a CDS encoding YhzD family protein encodes MGKYYLTVFEKNGEKLLDESFEAASEQEAKDLGIQKLEEKNYTKKTHRCVNAAGKMVLFER; translated from the coding sequence ATGGGAAAGTACTACTTAACTGTATTTGAAAAAAATGGGGAAAAGCTTCTGGATGAAAGCTTCGAGGCAGCGAGCGAGCAGGAAGCAAAAGATCTTGGCATTCAAAAACTTGAGGAAAAAAATTATACAAAGAAAACGCACCGCTGTGTGAATGCGGCCGGCAAGATGGTGTTATTTGAGCGTTAG